Proteins from a single region of Phycisphaeraceae bacterium D3-23:
- a CDS encoding fructosamine kinase family protein, protein MNINYNRGMSERGEFVTPELATRLIQKHLDADTTVTAVRKLYGGSNNRVLELVLDRDRGSIVAKVNDRAVAHQLESERDALAHFREHTSLPVPEPLGVILDDPGFAGVMLLMEKVPGTTLERAKINAGGMQRFEYQLGHHIADLHRHKSDHFGPAAGDAATPRYDNWIDLYGPIVEREASGARSMLESSCRDVVDHVAKHLSHWLDHRPSPTLIHGDLWANNILVDDGNPGRPRINAYIDGHASFADREYELSYLRLFKTAGPYFFGIYSQHHRERDGFERRCRVYWLTTMLQHCRVFGGKYIPTCERIAHELRRMR, encoded by the coding sequence ATGAACATCAACTACAACCGCGGCATGTCCGAGCGCGGCGAGTTCGTCACACCCGAGCTCGCGACACGGCTGATTCAGAAGCACCTCGACGCCGACACAACCGTCACCGCCGTCCGCAAGCTCTACGGTGGGAGCAACAATCGTGTGCTCGAGCTGGTCCTCGACCGCGACCGGGGCTCGATCGTCGCGAAAGTCAACGACCGTGCCGTGGCGCATCAGCTCGAATCGGAGCGCGACGCGCTGGCACACTTCCGTGAACACACGTCGCTCCCCGTCCCCGAGCCACTAGGCGTCATCCTCGACGACCCCGGGTTCGCAGGCGTCATGCTATTGATGGAAAAGGTCCCGGGCACGACGCTCGAACGCGCGAAGATCAACGCCGGCGGGATGCAGCGCTTCGAGTACCAGCTCGGCCACCACATCGCCGACCTGCACCGCCACAAATCCGACCACTTCGGCCCCGCCGCGGGCGACGCCGCGACACCGCGCTACGACAACTGGATCGACCTCTACGGCCCGATCGTCGAGCGTGAAGCCAGCGGCGCACGCTCCATGCTCGAATCGTCCTGCCGCGATGTCGTCGACCATGTCGCCAAGCACCTGTCGCACTGGCTCGACCACCGCCCCTCGCCGACACTCATCCACGGCGACCTGTGGGCCAACAACATCCTGGTCGATGATGGCAACCCCGGCCGACCCCGGATCAACGCCTACATCGACGGCCACGCGAGCTTCGCCGACCGCGAGTACGAGCTGTCGTACCTCCGCCTGTTCAAGACGGCCGGGCCCTACTTCTTTGGCATCTACAGCCAACACCACCGCGAGCGCGACGGGTTCGAGCGCCGCTGCCGGGTGTACTGGCTGACGACGATGCTCCAGCACTGCCGTGTCTTCGGCGGGAAGTACATCCCCACGTGCGAGCGCATCGCGCACGAGCTTCGGCGCATGCGGTAG
- the yidD gene encoding membrane protein insertion efficiency factor YidD, with translation MIVARWANALASALLVAGVWLYRVTLGWVMGGHCRYQPTCSQYMLDAVAKYGPWRGGWRGLKRIARCHPWGGSGHDPA, from the coding sequence ATGATCGTAGCACGCTGGGCCAACGCGCTCGCCTCCGCCCTGCTCGTTGCGGGGGTCTGGCTGTATCGGGTGACGCTGGGCTGGGTGATGGGCGGGCACTGCCGGTACCAGCCCACGTGCAGCCAGTACATGCTCGACGCCGTGGCGAAGTACGGCCCGTGGCGCGGCGGCTGGCGCGGCCTCAAACGCATCGCCCGCTGCCACCCCTGGGGCGGGAGCGGGCACGACCCGGCGTGA
- a CDS encoding proline racemase family protein, which translates to MSDRTLRVIDSHTAGEPTRVVVAGAPDLGGGTISECLRVLRDEHDWVRRVCCTEPRGSDTVVGALLCEPASPDAAAGVVFFNNVGYLNMCGHGAMGVAVTLARLGRITPGDHTLETPVGDVRITLDPDGQCVTVRNVPSYRAQSGLAIDVEGLGTIHGDLAWGGNWFFLVSDHGQRVDPVNIETLTRLSWSIRRALLAAGITDPDGGEIDHIELLGPSSDPGVADARGFVLCPGGAYDRSPCGTGTSAKIACLAADGKLAPGEVWRQQSIIGSVFEARYEAAGDRVIPSITGRAFVNAEATLVIDPADPYGLGIEMR; encoded by the coding sequence ATGTCAGACCGAACACTCCGTGTGATCGACTCACACACCGCCGGCGAGCCGACACGTGTCGTGGTTGCTGGCGCTCCGGACCTGGGTGGCGGGACGATCTCCGAGTGTCTACGGGTGTTGCGGGATGAGCACGACTGGGTGCGGCGGGTCTGCTGCACCGAGCCGCGCGGGAGCGACACGGTGGTTGGGGCGCTGCTTTGCGAGCCGGCGTCGCCCGACGCGGCGGCGGGCGTTGTTTTTTTCAACAACGTCGGCTACCTCAACATGTGCGGCCACGGCGCGATGGGCGTCGCCGTCACGCTCGCCCGGCTCGGCCGAATCACGCCGGGCGACCACACGCTGGAAACACCGGTCGGCGACGTGCGCATCACGCTCGACCCCGACGGCCAATGCGTCACCGTCCGCAACGTGCCGAGTTACCGGGCGCAGTCGGGCTTGGCCATCGACGTCGAGGGCCTGGGCACGATCCACGGCGACCTCGCCTGGGGCGGCAACTGGTTCTTCCTGGTCAGCGACCACGGTCAACGCGTCGATCCCGTCAACATCGAAACCCTCACCCGTCTGTCGTGGTCGATCCGGCGGGCTCTGCTCGCGGCGGGGATCACCGACCCGGATGGCGGCGAGATCGACCACATCGAACTGCTCGGCCCGTCGAGCGACCCGGGTGTGGCGGATGCGCGCGGCTTCGTCCTCTGCCCCGGCGGCGCGTACGACCGATCGCCCTGCGGCACGGGCACCAGCGCGAAGATCGCGTGCCTCGCGGCGGACGGCAAGCTCGCGCCCGGCGAAGTCTGGCGTCAGCAGAGCATCATCGGCAGCGTGTTCGAGGCCCGTTACGAGGCGGCCGGCGACCGCGTCATCCCGTCGATCACCGGCCGCGCATTCGTCAACGCCGAGGCGACGCTGGTCATCGACCCCGCCGACCCGTACGGGCTCGGCATCGAGATGCGTTAG
- a CDS encoding mandelate racemase/muconate lactonizing enzyme family protein, whose protein sequence is MRITGIQAYQVELPLHEGSYKWSGGKSVEVFDSTVVEINTDEGVTGFGEVCPLGPAYLPSYAGGVRAGIAELAPSLIGEDPRELGKLNRTMDRALKGHPYVKSPIDIACWDILGQVAGLPICTLLGGRYGDTVTLYRAISQEAPADMAANVAGYRAQGYERFQLKVGGDPDTDIERIHAVAAEMKPGEKLVADANTGWLRHEAMRVVDAVRGVDVYIEQPCLSYEECLSVRRHTNRPFVLDECVDSVAMLGKALGDLAMDVVNLKISKLGGLTRAKQARDLCVTHGIAMTLEDAWGGDLVTAAIAHFAHSTPEPLRFTSTDFNSYVTVSLADDAPQRDNGRIVAPATPGLGCTPKREVLGEPVLDIH, encoded by the coding sequence ATGCGTATCACCGGCATCCAGGCGTACCAGGTCGAACTCCCGCTACACGAAGGCAGCTACAAGTGGTCGGGCGGCAAGTCCGTCGAGGTCTTCGACTCGACCGTCGTCGAGATCAACACCGACGAAGGCGTCACGGGTTTCGGCGAGGTCTGCCCGCTGGGGCCGGCCTACCTGCCGTCGTATGCAGGCGGCGTGCGTGCCGGGATCGCCGAGCTCGCCCCTTCGCTGATCGGCGAAGACCCGCGCGAACTCGGCAAGCTCAACCGCACGATGGACCGCGCGCTCAAGGGCCACCCTTACGTCAAGTCGCCCATCGACATCGCCTGCTGGGATATCCTCGGCCAGGTCGCCGGGCTGCCGATCTGTACGCTGCTGGGCGGGCGCTACGGCGACACAGTCACGCTCTACCGCGCAATCTCGCAGGAAGCCCCCGCCGACATGGCGGCGAATGTCGCGGGCTACCGGGCGCAGGGTTACGAGCGGTTCCAGCTCAAGGTCGGCGGCGACCCGGACACCGACATCGAACGCATCCACGCCGTCGCCGCCGAGATGAAACCCGGCGAAAAACTCGTCGCCGACGCGAATACCGGGTGGCTTCGGCACGAGGCGATGCGCGTGGTCGATGCGGTGCGCGGCGTCGATGTTTACATCGAGCAGCCGTGCCTGAGTTATGAAGAGTGCTTGTCGGTACGACGGCATACGAATCGGCCGTTCGTGCTTGACGAGTGTGTCGATAGTGTCGCGATGCTCGGCAAGGCGCTGGGTGATCTGGCGATGGACGTCGTCAACCTCAAGATCAGCAAGCTGGGCGGGCTCACCCGCGCCAAGCAGGCACGCGACCTGTGTGTGACGCACGGCATCGCGATGACGCTCGAAGACGCCTGGGGCGGCGATCTCGTCACCGCCGCGATTGCGCATTTCGCGCACAGCACGCCCGAGCCGCTGCGTTTTACCTCGACCGACTTCAACAGCTACGTCACGGTCAGCTTGGCCGACGACGCCCCGCAGCGCGACAACGGCCGGATCGTTGCGCCCGCGACGCCGGGGCTTGGCTGCACGCCGAAGCGTGAAGTGCTGGGCGAACCCGTCCTCGATATCCACTAG